Proteins encoded together in one Bombus vancouverensis nearcticus chromosome 14, iyBomVanc1_principal, whole genome shotgun sequence window:
- the PolI gene encoding DNA polymerase iota isoform X2 gives MYNIVCKLTSMDSIEFDAIIRHPRTIIHIDVDCFYAQIEMLRHPELQGKPLGVQQKSIVVTSNYLAREHGIKKCMSVQEALQLCPGLVLVNGEDLTNYRHYSAKVLEILHQFTPLVERLGLDDNFMDVTSIVQKYMNSGNNSELNLSINMEDENPVAEIRKRIYKDLHITCSAGIAHNKLLAKLVGSLHKPNHQTLVFPCSAPMFLSTIGSVSKIPGVGQKTAQLLISNNIKTVDDLRKTPLETLEMKIGIDLARKLKDNAEGIDETVVKPTGKRQSIGLEDGFKSVSLVAEVESRLGALLRRLTELAMEDGRIPIAMRLTVRKHDFNKPTSGKRETRQCALPKHLLPSTKSGVYDHAKMLALAMKLFHRTVDVSKPFHLTLLGVAFTKFEERSSGKNSITSFLRKQVAVQSVLDISSEEGVSDINLGSPMSVNQDSNDGSTMSTTSSPVSKSIGANNQSADDDVLNEIEPLPKKTRLEVWLSGRRESPSNEMADLRLSPSSPMQLSPKIDAAVLKSLPIDIQREVTRSWPTTSKPKPNNILKYFIANK, from the exons atgtataatattgttTGTAAATTGACCTCAATGGATTCTATTGAATTTGATGCAATTATCAGACATCCGAGAACCATAATTCATATAGATGTTGATTGTTTCTATGCTCAAATAGAGATGCTTAGGCATCCAGAGCTACAAGGCAAACCATTGGGGGTGCAACAAAAAAGTATAGTAGTGACAAGCAATTATTTAGCACGAGAACAtggaataaaaaaatgtatgtcAGTACAGGAAGCTTTACAATTATGTCCAGGACTGGTGTTGGTAAATGGTGAAGATTTAACAAACTATCGTCACTATTCTGCTAAAGTACTGGAGATATTGCATCAGTTTACTCCATTAGTTGAAAGATTGGGTCTTGATGACAATTTTATGGACGTAACTTCtattgtacaaaaatatatgaattctGGAAATAATTCAGAGTTAAATTTAAGTATTAACATGGAAGATGAAAATCCAGTTG CAGAAATAAGAAAACGAATTTATAAAGACTTGCATATTACATGCAGTGCTGGAATAGCACATAATAAGCTTTTAGCAAAACTGGTGGGATCATTACATAAACCAAATCATCAAACACTAGTATTCCCATGCAGTGCACCTATGTTCTTGTCTACTATAGGATCTGTATCTAAAATACCAGGTGTTGGGCAAAAAACTGCACAATTGTTAATTTCCAACAACATAAAAACAGTGGATGATCTAAGAAAAACACCTTTGGAAACCTTAGAGATGAAAATTGGTATTGATTTAGCAcgaaaattaaaagataatgCCGAAGGTATCGACGAGACCGTCGTTAAACCAACAGGAAAGAGGCAGAGTATAGGTTTAGAAGATGGTTTCAAGAGTGTTTCTTTGGTAGCTGAAGTAGAATCAAGACTAGGAGCACTTCTGAGAAGATTAACAGAATTAGCTATGGAGGATGGTAGAATTCCCATTGCTATGAGATTAACTGTTAGGAAACATGATTTTAATAAACCAACTTCTGGTAAAAGAGAAACTCGACAATGCGCTTTACCGAAACACCTATTGCCTTCTACAAAATCTGGTGTTTATGATCATGCTAAAATGTTGGCACTAGCAATGAAACTATTTCACCGTACTGTCGATGTTTCTAAACCATTCCATTTAACTCTTTTAGGAGTTGCTTTCACGAAATTCGAAGAGAGATCTTCTGGAAAGAATAGTATTACATCTTTCTTGCGAAAACAGGTCGCTGTTCAGTCTGTTCTAGATATAAGCTCGGAAGAAGGCGTTTCCGACATTAATCTCGGATCACCAATGAGCGTAAATCAAGATAGTAACGACGGTTCTACGATGAGTACCACCTCCTCACCAGTTTCGAAATCAATAGGTGCTAACAACCAGAGTGCGGACGATGATGTATTGAACGAAATAGAACCTTTACCAAAAAAGACTAGATTGGAGGTATGGTTGAGTGGACGTAGAGAATCTCCGAGCAACGAAATGGCTGATCTTCGACTCAGTCCTTCATCACCAATGCAATTATCTCCGAAAATTGATGCGGCAGTTCTTAAATCTTTACCCATCGATATACAAAGAGAAGTGACCCGTTCCTGGCCGACGACTAGTAAACCAAAACCCAATAATATACTTAAATACTTCATAGCCAATAAGTGA
- the PolI gene encoding DNA polymerase iota isoform X3, with protein sequence MYNIVCKLTSMDSIEFDAIIRHPRTIIHIDVDCFYAQIEMLRHPELQGKPLGVQQKRLVLVNGEDLTNYRHYSAKVLEILHQFTPLVERLGLDDNFMDVTSIVQKYMNSGNNSELNLSINMEDENPVGKVFGTSEEECPCGCHARLIIASKIAAEIRKRIYKDLHITCSAGIAHNKLLAKLVGSLHKPNHQTLVFPCSAPMFLSTIGSVSKIPGVGQKTAQLLISNNIKTVDDLRKTPLETLEMKIGIDLARKLKDNAEGIDETVVKPTGKRQSIGLEDGFKSVSLVAEVESRLGALLRRLTELAMEDGRIPIAMRLTVRKHDFNKPTSGKRETRQCALPKHLLPSTKSGVYDHAKMLALAMKLFHRTVDVSKPFHLTLLGVAFTKFEERSSGKNSITSFLRKQVAVQSVLDISSEEGVSDINLGSPMSVNQDSNDGSTMSTTSSPVSKSIGANNQSADDDVLNEIEPLPKKTRLEVWLSGRRESPSNEMADLRLSPSSPMQLSPKIDAAVLKSLPIDIQREVTRSWPTTSKPKPNNILKYFIANK encoded by the exons atgtataatattgttTGTAAATTGACCTCAATGGATTCTATTGAATTTGATGCAATTATCAGACATCCGAGAACCATAATTCATATAGATGTTGATTGTTTCTATGCTCAAATAGAGATGCTTAGGCATCCAGAGCTACAAGGCAAACCATTGGGGGTGCAACAAAAAA GACTGGTGTTGGTAAATGGTGAAGATTTAACAAACTATCGTCACTATTCTGCTAAAGTACTGGAGATATTGCATCAGTTTACTCCATTAGTTGAAAGATTGGGTCTTGATGACAATTTTATGGACGTAACTTCtattgtacaaaaatatatgaattctGGAAATAATTCAGAGTTAAATTTAAGTATTAACATGGAAGATGAAAATCCAGTTGGTAAAGTATTTGGTACCTCCGAAGAAGAATGTCCTTGTGGCTGTCATGCTCGATTAATTATAGCTTCCAAAATTGCAGCAGAAATAAGAAAACGAATTTATAAAGACTTGCATATTACATGCAGTGCTGGAATAGCACATAATAAGCTTTTAGCAAAACTGGTGGGATCATTACATAAACCAAATCATCAAACACTAGTATTCCCATGCAGTGCACCTATGTTCTTGTCTACTATAGGATCTGTATCTAAAATACCAGGTGTTGGGCAAAAAACTGCACAATTGTTAATTTCCAACAACATAAAAACAGTGGATGATCTAAGAAAAACACCTTTGGAAACCTTAGAGATGAAAATTGGTATTGATTTAGCAcgaaaattaaaagataatgCCGAAGGTATCGACGAGACCGTCGTTAAACCAACAGGAAAGAGGCAGAGTATAGGTTTAGAAGATGGTTTCAAGAGTGTTTCTTTGGTAGCTGAAGTAGAATCAAGACTAGGAGCACTTCTGAGAAGATTAACAGAATTAGCTATGGAGGATGGTAGAATTCCCATTGCTATGAGATTAACTGTTAGGAAACATGATTTTAATAAACCAACTTCTGGTAAAAGAGAAACTCGACAATGCGCTTTACCGAAACACCTATTGCCTTCTACAAAATCTGGTGTTTATGATCATGCTAAAATGTTGGCACTAGCAATGAAACTATTTCACCGTACTGTCGATGTTTCTAAACCATTCCATTTAACTCTTTTAGGAGTTGCTTTCACGAAATTCGAAGAGAGATCTTCTGGAAAGAATAGTATTACATCTTTCTTGCGAAAACAGGTCGCTGTTCAGTCTGTTCTAGATATAAGCTCGGAAGAAGGCGTTTCCGACATTAATCTCGGATCACCAATGAGCGTAAATCAAGATAGTAACGACGGTTCTACGATGAGTACCACCTCCTCACCAGTTTCGAAATCAATAGGTGCTAACAACCAGAGTGCGGACGATGATGTATTGAACGAAATAGAACCTTTACCAAAAAAGACTAGATTGGAGGTATGGTTGAGTGGACGTAGAGAATCTCCGAGCAACGAAATGGCTGATCTTCGACTCAGTCCTTCATCACCAATGCAATTATCTCCGAAAATTGATGCGGCAGTTCTTAAATCTTTACCCATCGATATACAAAGAGAAGTGACCCGTTCCTGGCCGACGACTAGTAAACCAAAACCCAATAATATACTTAAATACTTCATAGCCAATAAGTGA
- the PolI gene encoding DNA polymerase iota isoform X1 gives MYNIVCKLTSMDSIEFDAIIRHPRTIIHIDVDCFYAQIEMLRHPELQGKPLGVQQKSIVVTSNYLAREHGIKKCMSVQEALQLCPGLVLVNGEDLTNYRHYSAKVLEILHQFTPLVERLGLDDNFMDVTSIVQKYMNSGNNSELNLSINMEDENPVGKVFGTSEEECPCGCHARLIIASKIAAEIRKRIYKDLHITCSAGIAHNKLLAKLVGSLHKPNHQTLVFPCSAPMFLSTIGSVSKIPGVGQKTAQLLISNNIKTVDDLRKTPLETLEMKIGIDLARKLKDNAEGIDETVVKPTGKRQSIGLEDGFKSVSLVAEVESRLGALLRRLTELAMEDGRIPIAMRLTVRKHDFNKPTSGKRETRQCALPKHLLPSTKSGVYDHAKMLALAMKLFHRTVDVSKPFHLTLLGVAFTKFEERSSGKNSITSFLRKQVAVQSVLDISSEEGVSDINLGSPMSVNQDSNDGSTMSTTSSPVSKSIGANNQSADDDVLNEIEPLPKKTRLEVWLSGRRESPSNEMADLRLSPSSPMQLSPKIDAAVLKSLPIDIQREVTRSWPTTSKPKPNNILKYFIANK, from the coding sequence atgtataatattgttTGTAAATTGACCTCAATGGATTCTATTGAATTTGATGCAATTATCAGACATCCGAGAACCATAATTCATATAGATGTTGATTGTTTCTATGCTCAAATAGAGATGCTTAGGCATCCAGAGCTACAAGGCAAACCATTGGGGGTGCAACAAAAAAGTATAGTAGTGACAAGCAATTATTTAGCACGAGAACAtggaataaaaaaatgtatgtcAGTACAGGAAGCTTTACAATTATGTCCAGGACTGGTGTTGGTAAATGGTGAAGATTTAACAAACTATCGTCACTATTCTGCTAAAGTACTGGAGATATTGCATCAGTTTACTCCATTAGTTGAAAGATTGGGTCTTGATGACAATTTTATGGACGTAACTTCtattgtacaaaaatatatgaattctGGAAATAATTCAGAGTTAAATTTAAGTATTAACATGGAAGATGAAAATCCAGTTGGTAAAGTATTTGGTACCTCCGAAGAAGAATGTCCTTGTGGCTGTCATGCTCGATTAATTATAGCTTCCAAAATTGCAGCAGAAATAAGAAAACGAATTTATAAAGACTTGCATATTACATGCAGTGCTGGAATAGCACATAATAAGCTTTTAGCAAAACTGGTGGGATCATTACATAAACCAAATCATCAAACACTAGTATTCCCATGCAGTGCACCTATGTTCTTGTCTACTATAGGATCTGTATCTAAAATACCAGGTGTTGGGCAAAAAACTGCACAATTGTTAATTTCCAACAACATAAAAACAGTGGATGATCTAAGAAAAACACCTTTGGAAACCTTAGAGATGAAAATTGGTATTGATTTAGCAcgaaaattaaaagataatgCCGAAGGTATCGACGAGACCGTCGTTAAACCAACAGGAAAGAGGCAGAGTATAGGTTTAGAAGATGGTTTCAAGAGTGTTTCTTTGGTAGCTGAAGTAGAATCAAGACTAGGAGCACTTCTGAGAAGATTAACAGAATTAGCTATGGAGGATGGTAGAATTCCCATTGCTATGAGATTAACTGTTAGGAAACATGATTTTAATAAACCAACTTCTGGTAAAAGAGAAACTCGACAATGCGCTTTACCGAAACACCTATTGCCTTCTACAAAATCTGGTGTTTATGATCATGCTAAAATGTTGGCACTAGCAATGAAACTATTTCACCGTACTGTCGATGTTTCTAAACCATTCCATTTAACTCTTTTAGGAGTTGCTTTCACGAAATTCGAAGAGAGATCTTCTGGAAAGAATAGTATTACATCTTTCTTGCGAAAACAGGTCGCTGTTCAGTCTGTTCTAGATATAAGCTCGGAAGAAGGCGTTTCCGACATTAATCTCGGATCACCAATGAGCGTAAATCAAGATAGTAACGACGGTTCTACGATGAGTACCACCTCCTCACCAGTTTCGAAATCAATAGGTGCTAACAACCAGAGTGCGGACGATGATGTATTGAACGAAATAGAACCTTTACCAAAAAAGACTAGATTGGAGGTATGGTTGAGTGGACGTAGAGAATCTCCGAGCAACGAAATGGCTGATCTTCGACTCAGTCCTTCATCACCAATGCAATTATCTCCGAAAATTGATGCGGCAGTTCTTAAATCTTTACCCATCGATATACAAAGAGAAGTGACCCGTTCCTGGCCGACGACTAGTAAACCAAAACCCAATAATATACTTAAATACTTCATAGCCAATAAGTGA